One genomic window of Cololabis saira isolate AMF1-May2022 chromosome 3, fColSai1.1, whole genome shotgun sequence includes the following:
- the LOC133427638 gene encoding trophoblast glycoprotein-like → MCTLAVHVLLGLFLCASYQCLDCPFGCECFAVTCTVKCVSQALLVVPQNLPGYARTLIITGNNIHQIGPDSFKELENVTNIILSNNRITELASHSFSALANLRFLDLSGNQLALIHPESLSIPGSPLQELNLSRSLYNFTALTDLTTALRWGGVSGLLRLDLSGNNLPLLPPGMFSHVPNLQQLRLTNNSLLAVYSGTFSGMDHLEMLDLTHNALSTFKADALQELERLGSIKILLGNNPYVCSCEINGFVTWLNKSKAWVDMDVVRCGSPEGLTNSQLRGLSIQAIGCVVPVHAEVTDLTLQTSYVFLGLVLGLVGMVFLFVLYLNRDGMKKWIIETRDACQDILEGYQYRYEIDSDPRLGRVPADNSRAQRHVGLALSQQLPSDTCIVQGSTETHTKRAATSPPADL, encoded by the exons ATGTGTACTCTTGCGGTCCATGTGCTTTTGGGACTTTTTCTTTGTGCATCCTACCAGTGCTTGGACTGTCCTTTTGGGTGTGAGTGTTTTGCTGTCACCTGCACGGTGAAATGTGTCTCCCAGGCACTGCTCGTCGTGCCACAGAATCTCCCAGGATATGCCAGGACTCTCATCATCACAGGGAATAATATTCACCAGATTGGACCGGATTCATTTAAAGAGCTGGAAAATGTCACTAACATCATTTTAAGCAATAACAG GATTACAGAGTTGGCATCTCACTCCTTCTCTGCCCTCGCCAACCTGCGCTTCCTGGACCTCAGTGGAAACCAGCTGGCGCTCATTCATCCAGAGTCTCTCAGCATACCCGGTAGTCCGCTTCAGGAGCTCAACCTGAGCCGATCACTCTACAACTTCACTGCCCTGACGGACCTCACCACTGCCCTGCGCTGGGGGGGTGTCTCAGGGCTCCTCCGCCTTGATCTCTCTGGAAACAACCTTCCCTTGCTGCCGCCTGGAATGTTCTCCCACGTTCCCAatctgcagcagctccgtctcACCAACAACTCTTTGCTGGCTGTCTACAGCGGGACCTTTTCTGGCATGGATCATCTGGAGATGCTGGACCTGACACACAACGCCCTCAGTACTTTCAAGGCCGACGCTCTACAAGAGCTGGAGAGACTTGGAAGCATTAAAATACTACTCGGCAACAACCCCTACGTCTGCTCTTGTGAGATCAATGGTTTTGTAACTTGGCTGAACAAATCAAAAGCGTGGGTGGATATGGATGTTGTTAGATGTGGCTCACCAGAGGGATTAACCAACTCGCAGCTTCGAGGTCTCTCCATCCAAGCCATTGGCTGTGTTGTTCCAGTCCACGCTGAGGTGACAGACCTCACCCTGCAGACGTCCTACGTCTTCCTGGGGCTGGTGCTGGGGTTGGTGGGCATGGTTTTTCTCTTTGTGCTCTACCTGAATCGCGATGGTATGAAGAAATGGATTATCGAGACAAGAGATGCATGTCAAGATATTTTGGAGGGCTATCAGTACCGTTATGAGATTGACTCAGACCCTCGGCTTGGGCGCGTTCCAGCAGATAACAGCAGGGCTCAAAGGCATGTAGGATTAGCTCTGTCACAACAGCTGCCAAGTGACACCTGTATTGTCCAGGGctccacagaaacacacaccaaAAGGGCGGCAACCTCCCCTCCTGCAGACTTATGA
- the LOC133427654 gene encoding transmembrane protein 222-like: MAEVDDTDIMMNYQADFSKTDRKNGRYPYCVVWTPIPILSWVLPFIGHMGICTSSGVIRDFAGSYFVSEDNMGFGCPTKYWKLDVDKVCGNGVATWDKAVQDASDEYKCRPHNLCFDNCHSHVAMALNLMRYDNSTSWNMVNLCALSLIHGRHVSWGAFLKTWLPFAMLCGVLATFVLTFHLQ, from the exons ATGGCGGAGGTGGACGATACCGACATAATGATGAACTACCAAGCCGATTTCTCAAAAACCGACAGAAAAAACGGCCGCTACCCCTACTGCGTCGTCTGGACGCCCATCCCGATCTTATC GTGGGTGCTCCCCTTCATCGGTCACATGGGCATATGCACTTCCTCTGGAGTCATTAGGGATTTTGCAGGATCGTACTTTGTTTCG gaGGATAACATGGGGTTTGGCTGCCCAACAAA ATACTGGAAGCTTGATGTGGACAAAGTCTGTGGTAATGGTGTAGCCACATGGGACAAAGCAGTGCAGGATGCATCTGATGAGTATAAATGCAGGCCG CACAATCTGTGCTTTGATAACTGCCATTCCCATGTTGCAATGGCCCTCAACCTCATGCGATATGACAACAGCACGTCTTGGAACATGGTGAACCTGTGTGCCCTGTCGCTCATTCATGGGAGACACGTGAG CTGGGGCGCGTTCCTCAAGACCTGGCTGCCCTTCGCCATGCTCTGCGGAGTCCTTGCCACGTTCGTCCTAACTTTCCATCTCCAGTAG